The following proteins come from a genomic window of Oricola thermophila:
- a CDS encoding CaiB/BaiF CoA transferase family protein codes for METRDEQPPLAGLKVVELARILAGPWIGQTLADLGAEVIKVESRQGDDTRTWGPPFFTRPDGKGGTEEVAAYFQAANRGKSSIVCDLTDPEDLERLKSLIDDADVLIENFKVGGLAKYGLDYESVARSNPGLIYASITGFGQTGPRASQPGYDFLIQGMSGIMDLTGEPDGEPQKVGVAWIDIFTGLYGVIGIQAALAERQRSGRGQQIDLSLLDSAIAVLANQAMNYLIGGRNPRRLGNAHPNIVPYQVFPALDGHLIIACGNDRQFHALCEVLDLDDLKEDPDFASNSRRVVNREALCARLSERTSKRNKQDMVAALGAVGVPCGSINSVEEALSDPQVKARELVVSPEGVPGLRTPLKFSRSRLALDRAAPVLGSGDARFGTGKTP; via the coding sequence ATGGAAACTCGCGACGAACAGCCGCCGCTGGCCGGACTGAAGGTCGTTGAACTGGCACGTATCCTCGCGGGGCCGTGGATCGGTCAGACGCTGGCCGATCTCGGTGCGGAGGTCATCAAGGTCGAAAGCCGGCAGGGCGACGATACGAGGACTTGGGGGCCGCCCTTCTTTACCCGGCCCGACGGGAAGGGCGGGACGGAAGAGGTCGCGGCGTATTTCCAGGCGGCGAACCGGGGCAAGAGCTCGATCGTCTGCGACCTGACCGATCCGGAGGACCTGGAAAGGCTCAAGAGCCTGATCGACGATGCGGATGTGCTGATCGAGAATTTCAAGGTCGGCGGCCTGGCCAAATACGGCCTGGACTACGAGAGCGTGGCCAGGTCCAATCCGGGGCTGATCTATGCCTCGATCACGGGATTCGGCCAGACGGGACCGCGCGCGTCGCAGCCGGGATACGACTTCCTGATCCAGGGCATGTCAGGGATCATGGACCTGACCGGCGAGCCGGATGGCGAGCCGCAGAAAGTCGGTGTTGCCTGGATCGACATCTTCACCGGCCTATACGGGGTCATCGGCATCCAGGCGGCGCTTGCCGAGCGGCAGCGATCGGGAAGGGGCCAGCAGATCGACCTTTCGCTCCTGGACAGCGCCATCGCCGTGCTGGCCAACCAGGCGATGAACTATCTCATCGGCGGCCGGAATCCCCGCCGGCTCGGCAATGCGCATCCCAACATCGTGCCCTACCAGGTGTTCCCGGCGCTGGACGGGCACCTGATCATCGCCTGCGGCAACGACCGGCAATTCCATGCACTTTGCGAGGTGCTCGATCTCGACGACCTGAAGGAGGATCCGGATTTCGCCAGCAATTCGCGCCGGGTGGTCAACCGCGAGGCGCTCTGCGCCCGGCTGTCGGAAAGGACGTCGAAACGAAACAAGCAAGACATGGTCGCGGCGCTCGGGGCCGTGGGCGTGCCGTGCGGTTCCATAAACTCGGTCGAGGAGGCGTTGAGCGACCCGCAGGTGAAGGCGCGCGAACTGGTGGTATCGCCCGAGGGCGTTCCGGGTTTGCGCACGCCGCTGAAGTTCTCGCGCAGCAGGCTGGCGCTGGACCGGGCCGCGCCGGTCCTCGGCAGCGGGGATGCGCGCTTCGGGACCGGCAAAACGCCGTAG
- a CDS encoding TetR/AcrR family transcriptional regulator codes for MAERKADEIGEPPIGETSSFDGGSKRGGSTPARRKPRRQQAERSASTIRKLLDAAVDSLTKVGYQHLTVELIAANAKVSRGAVQHHFGSRENLLAAVVSDLGQALTAGDPIDNDLPLLRRLDKAIDRDWAVFSSPQFLAVIQIWMAERGNAKLFPQIQLMVREVENYLDSQWASALEDSGLSEREIVALRHVVLSSLRGLALRTVSIGSNATWQEELEMLKRMVRQLLTESGPHPGAARAASANLPGRA; via the coding sequence ATGGCGGAAAGAAAAGCAGACGAAATAGGCGAGCCCCCGATCGGCGAGACAAGCAGCTTTGACGGCGGGTCGAAGCGTGGCGGCAGCACGCCGGCGCGTCGCAAGCCGCGTCGCCAGCAGGCCGAACGCAGCGCCAGCACCATCCGCAAACTGCTCGATGCCGCTGTCGATTCCCTGACGAAGGTCGGCTACCAGCATTTGACCGTCGAGCTGATTGCCGCCAATGCAAAGGTCTCGCGCGGCGCCGTCCAGCACCATTTCGGTTCGCGCGAAAACCTCCTCGCTGCCGTGGTCTCCGACCTCGGGCAGGCTCTCACCGCGGGCGATCCGATCGACAACGACCTGCCGCTTCTGAGACGCCTCGACAAGGCGATCGACAGGGACTGGGCGGTGTTCAGCAGCCCTCAGTTCCTCGCGGTCATCCAGATCTGGATGGCCGAGCGGGGAAACGCCAAGCTGTTTCCCCAGATCCAGCTGATGGTCCGCGAAGTGGAGAACTATCTCGACAGCCAATGGGCGAGCGCACTGGAGGATTCCGGCCTGAGCGAAAGGGAAATCGTGGCGCTGCGCCACGTGGTGCTTTCCAGCTTGCGCGGCCTTGCCCTGCGCACCGTGTCGATCGGGTCTAATGCCACCTGGCAAGAGGAACTGGAGATGCTCAAGCGAATGGTCCGCCAGCTCCTGACCGAATCCGGCCCGCATCCCGGTGCCGCCCGGGCGGCAAGCGCGAACCTTCCGGGCCGGGCGTGA
- a CDS encoding SDR family NAD(P)-dependent oxidoreductase produces the protein MTTRRTALVTGSVQGIGLAIARRLARQGNNVVLTGFGAEEDEAAISRQLERDHGVEAMFHPADLASTGDIEALVAAARKRFGTVDILVNNAAAPRRPVTVLEMGVEEWEQTLAINLNAPFHLVRAFLPQMLDNGWGRIVNVSSVFGVVGTANRAGYVTTKHGLIGFTRAVAAETMGSGVTSNAVCPGLTMTPRLEKEAALIAETQGVSPEEAEKLLARRLVAERFLSAESTASAVGYFCSDDAGDTTGVALPVDGGQSAVR, from the coding sequence ATGACGACTAGGCGCACCGCGCTTGTGACGGGTTCGGTTCAGGGTATCGGGCTGGCGATTGCCCGTCGGCTTGCCCGGCAGGGGAACAATGTCGTCCTGACCGGATTCGGTGCAGAGGAGGACGAGGCGGCCATCTCCCGGCAGCTGGAACGGGATCACGGCGTAGAGGCGATGTTCCACCCGGCCGACCTGGCCAGTACCGGGGACATCGAGGCCCTGGTGGCCGCCGCGCGAAAGCGTTTCGGCACGGTGGACATACTGGTTAACAACGCCGCGGCGCCGCGCCGGCCCGTCACGGTGCTCGAAATGGGCGTCGAGGAGTGGGAGCAGACGCTGGCGATCAACCTGAATGCGCCGTTCCACCTGGTGCGGGCGTTCCTGCCGCAAATGCTGGACAATGGCTGGGGGCGGATCGTGAATGTCTCGTCGGTTTTCGGCGTGGTGGGAACGGCCAACCGGGCCGGCTACGTCACGACCAAGCACGGACTGATCGGGTTTACCCGCGCGGTCGCCGCGGAGACGATGGGCAGCGGGGTAACCAGCAACGCGGTCTGTCCCGGCCTGACGATGACGCCGCGCCTGGAAAAGGAAGCCGCCCTGATCGCGGAGACGCAGGGCGTTTCCCCGGAGGAGGCGGAGAAGCTGCTCGCGCGCCGGCTGGTCGCCGAGCGGTTCCTGTCGGCGGAAAGCACCGCGTCGGCGGTCGGCTATTTCTGCAGCGACGATGCCGGGGACACGACCGGCGTCGCCCTGCCGGTCGATGGAGGGCAGTCGGCCGTGCGCTGA
- a CDS encoding p-hydroxycinnamoyl CoA hydratase/lyase, translated as MNFETLKVDISDHIARITLNRPDKKNAMNPRLHVEMTELLETLRYEDDVKVLVITGSGNAFCAGMDLKEFFHELKVKNPKEFRRVFRMAGEWRGRTLRQYPKPTIAMVNGYCFGGAFSIVEGCDLAVAAQEATFGLSEVNFRGFPGGPVSKSLANIMHPRDALLYAMTGRTFSGSEAEKMKFVNFAVPLADLERETMALAREIAAKDATALRACKDGYRYSLEMSWDASISYTAAKEDEVYMAQKGGWIESGIGDFVEGKYKPGLQGNEEVGGGR; from the coding sequence ATGAATTTCGAGACGCTCAAGGTCGATATCAGCGATCACATCGCGCGGATCACGCTGAACCGGCCCGACAAGAAGAACGCGATGAATCCCCGGCTGCATGTCGAAATGACGGAGCTGCTGGAAACCCTTCGCTACGAGGATGATGTCAAGGTCCTCGTAATCACCGGGTCCGGAAACGCGTTCTGCGCGGGCATGGATCTCAAGGAGTTCTTCCATGAGCTCAAGGTGAAGAACCCCAAGGAATTCCGAAGGGTTTTCCGGATGGCCGGCGAGTGGCGCGGCCGGACGCTTCGCCAGTATCCGAAGCCGACCATCGCCATGGTGAACGGCTACTGTTTCGGCGGGGCGTTCTCGATCGTCGAGGGCTGCGATCTCGCGGTCGCCGCGCAGGAGGCGACGTTCGGCCTGTCCGAGGTCAATTTCCGCGGATTTCCCGGCGGACCGGTTTCCAAGTCGCTCGCCAATATCATGCATCCGCGCGACGCCCTGCTTTACGCCATGACGGGACGGACCTTCAGCGGCAGCGAGGCGGAAAAGATGAAGTTCGTGAACTTCGCGGTGCCGCTTGCAGATCTGGAGCGCGAGACAATGGCGCTTGCGCGCGAAATCGCGGCCAAGGACGCGACAGCGTTGCGCGCCTGCAAGGATGGCTACCGCTATTCGCTCGAAATGTCCTGGGATGCCTCGATCAGCTACACGGCAGCCAAGGAAGACGAGGTCTATATGGCCCAGAAGGGCGGCTGGATCGAAAGCGGGATCGGCGATTTCGTCGAGGGCAAGTACAAGCCCGGCCTCCAGGGCAACGAGGAAGTGGGGGGCGGCCGGTGA
- a CDS encoding acyl-CoA dehydrogenase family protein — protein MNLGLTERQATLQREMRAYVSGFDPEEVKRCDIESEFPFEFYRGLAANGWTGIMVPEEYGGRGWGAVEMTIAAEECAAAGVSTLALTLHGQRTLLVLGTPEQRAKYLPGLARGEILSAIVVSEPTVGSSLKDMRTTARRDGDDYVVNGHKTHITLAAEADLLVTFVMTEKGLTTLLIDADTPGITHRKMDAVGWRLEPHYDVEFNNVRVPASNLLGEEGGGMKTFFASFNITRLCNASHLLGIAREAISRSVDYATKRDVGSNKIADFQGIQWIIADLATKYEAASLVRFKAAWMEDQGLPHEKETAMTKLLAVEVCDAATNQAFSIVGSHASYRDQPFERFLRDAKIGHVTGGSAEIMKNNIARSVLSEHGFKPSRPAGGSNPGSGSK, from the coding sequence GTGAACCTGGGGCTGACCGAACGCCAGGCCACCCTGCAGAGGGAAATGCGGGCCTATGTGAGCGGATTCGATCCGGAGGAAGTCAAGCGCTGCGACATCGAGAGCGAATTTCCCTTCGAGTTCTATCGCGGGCTGGCGGCAAACGGCTGGACCGGGATCATGGTGCCCGAGGAGTATGGCGGCCGGGGATGGGGCGCGGTGGAGATGACCATCGCTGCCGAGGAATGCGCTGCTGCCGGCGTCTCGACGCTCGCGCTGACGCTGCACGGGCAGCGCACGCTGCTGGTGCTCGGAACGCCAGAGCAGCGCGCGAAATACCTGCCCGGTCTGGCCCGTGGCGAGATCCTGTCGGCGATCGTCGTTTCCGAACCGACCGTCGGCTCCAGCCTGAAGGACATGCGGACCACGGCACGGCGGGACGGCGATGACTATGTCGTCAACGGCCACAAGACACACATAACCCTGGCGGCGGAAGCGGACCTTCTGGTGACGTTCGTCATGACCGAGAAGGGTCTCACGACGCTTCTCATCGACGCGGACACGCCCGGCATCACCCACCGCAAGATGGACGCGGTGGGGTGGCGCCTGGAGCCGCATTACGACGTCGAGTTCAACAATGTGCGGGTGCCGGCCTCGAACCTTCTCGGCGAAGAGGGCGGGGGGATGAAAACGTTCTTTGCGAGTTTCAACATTACTCGCCTGTGCAACGCCTCGCACCTTCTGGGGATCGCCCGCGAGGCGATTTCCCGCTCGGTCGACTATGCCACCAAGAGGGATGTCGGGAGCAACAAGATCGCCGACTTCCAGGGCATCCAGTGGATCATCGCCGATCTGGCGACCAAGTACGAGGCGGCCAGCCTGGTGCGTTTCAAGGCCGCGTGGATGGAGGACCAGGGCCTTCCCCACGAGAAGGAAACCGCGATGACTAAGCTCCTGGCGGTTGAAGTCTGCGACGCCGCCACCAACCAGGCATTCTCGATCGTCGGCAGCCATGCGAGCTATCGCGACCAGCCGTTCGAGCGGTTCCTGCGCGACGCGAAGATCGGGCATGTCACCGGCGGCTCGGCCGAAATCATGAAGAACAACATCGCAAGGTCGGTGCTGAGCGAACACGGCTTCAAGCCGTCGCGCCCCGCCGGCGGATCAAATCCCGGTTCCGGATCGAAATGA
- a CDS encoding class I adenylate-forming enzyme family protein, with protein sequence MLDTLGSFFVYNARNFPDKPAYIHPSGVLTFAELNARVNRLINALTALGMKKGDRLGILSANYLEMVEAYGAAEKGGFIAVPLNFRYQASDVEYVANDADLFALVVQHDYAHLVEGVSIDNKFVFGGEGEEGNSYERLLASASAEEPAILAAPSDIVYMMYTGGTTGRPKGVLLDHRGQIANAKSTMADAAIGPDDRLLTVMPLFHIGGKNFTTVHFHRACTNVLVPSFQANDVLDLLSRHEITCVLLAPTMIKMLVDELGGKPFTSGCLKNVYYSSAPMPVALLRQAIRAFGPVFMQFYGLTESGPSGSCLRKEDHKPDGTDEEQRRLMSAGRAMAYNEVCAFDDDGRELPRGEVGEICIRAEQVMRGYWRNDEATKETMKDGWVHSGDLGFVDEDGYIFVVGRKKDVIISGGENIYPREIEELLGHHPAIREVAVIGVPDEKWGEAVAALVVVNDGHSLSETDVIDYCRENLASYKKPRQVHFREALPRSSLGKIVKTALRDEFWAGRERKI encoded by the coding sequence ATGCTCGACACACTTGGATCTTTCTTTGTCTACAATGCCAGGAATTTTCCTGACAAGCCCGCCTATATTCACCCCTCCGGCGTTCTGACATTCGCCGAGCTCAACGCACGGGTGAACCGGCTGATCAACGCGCTGACCGCACTCGGCATGAAGAAGGGTGACCGGCTTGGCATATTGTCGGCCAACTACCTGGAAATGGTCGAGGCCTACGGCGCCGCGGAGAAGGGGGGCTTCATCGCGGTCCCGCTCAACTTTCGCTACCAGGCCTCGGACGTGGAATATGTGGCGAATGACGCGGACCTGTTCGCGCTGGTTGTCCAGCATGACTACGCCCATCTTGTGGAAGGCGTATCGATCGACAACAAGTTCGTCTTCGGCGGCGAAGGCGAGGAGGGCAACAGTTACGAGCGCCTGCTTGCCTCCGCGAGCGCCGAAGAGCCCGCTATTCTCGCCGCCCCGTCCGATATCGTTTACATGATGTATACCGGGGGCACGACCGGGAGACCCAAGGGCGTCCTGCTCGATCATCGCGGCCAGATCGCCAACGCCAAGTCCACCATGGCGGACGCCGCCATCGGGCCGGATGACCGGCTGCTGACGGTGATGCCGCTGTTTCATATCGGCGGCAAGAACTTCACCACGGTCCATTTCCACCGGGCCTGCACCAACGTGCTCGTGCCGTCGTTCCAGGCGAATGACGTGCTGGATCTGTTGAGCAGGCATGAGATCACCTGCGTCCTGCTTGCGCCCACCATGATCAAGATGCTGGTGGACGAGTTGGGCGGAAAGCCCTTCACGTCGGGATGCCTGAAGAATGTCTACTATTCTTCAGCGCCAATGCCGGTCGCGCTGCTGCGTCAGGCGATCCGGGCTTTCGGGCCCGTTTTCATGCAGTTCTACGGGCTGACCGAATCCGGGCCGAGCGGCTCATGCCTGCGCAAGGAGGACCACAAGCCGGACGGGACCGATGAAGAACAGCGCCGGTTGATGTCGGCGGGCCGGGCGATGGCCTACAATGAAGTTTGCGCCTTCGATGATGACGGCCGGGAATTGCCGCGCGGCGAGGTCGGCGAGATCTGCATTCGCGCCGAACAGGTCATGCGCGGATACTGGCGCAATGACGAGGCCACGAAAGAGACAATGAAGGACGGCTGGGTCCACTCCGGCGATCTCGGCTTCGTCGACGAGGACGGGTATATTTTCGTCGTCGGCCGCAAGAAGGACGTGATCATCAGCGGCGGCGAGAACATCTATCCGCGGGAAATCGAGGAACTGCTCGGACATCATCCGGCGATCCGGGAGGTCGCCGTTATTGGCGTGCCCGACGAGAAATGGGGCGAGGCGGTCGCTGCCCTGGTGGTGGTCAATGACGGTCATTCGCTGAGCGAGACGGACGTTATCGACTACTGCCGCGAGAATTTGGCGAGCTACAAGAAGCCGCGCCAAGTGCATTTCCGCGAGGCGTTGCCGCGGAGTTCACTGGGAAAAATCGTGAAAACCGCACTACGCGACGAGTTCTGGGCCGGGCGGGAGCGGAAAATCTAG
- a CDS encoding TRAP transporter substrate-binding protein produces the protein MIQRKVLRRTLLKMGALATAISVGVASAPAQAETVTLRMSTWLPPQHHLVSDTLPAWFAAVEEASGGTLKIALDPAPIAKPPAQYDVVRDGAADMAYHVAGYTPGPFEVLRGIELPFLSPNGETGSQAVYDWYDRNIGFDKEFKDVKVVTIMVAGPGAVHSKKEIKSLEDITGVKLRVGGGGVRIAEALGAVPVALPSTQSYESIQKGVADGTMFPMEAVKGHRLFEVAKYHLQVPGGLYTTPFAIVMNRKKYESLSDEHKKVLNEVGGIAGARILGAGWDRADVAGTKAANDNGDTINVLSDGEVERWKEKLAVLNDDWIAHADSVGLDGKALLDDLKATIAKYSK, from the coding sequence ATGATTCAACGAAAAGTACTGCGCAGGACCCTGCTGAAAATGGGGGCACTCGCCACTGCGATCTCGGTTGGGGTGGCTTCCGCGCCGGCCCAGGCCGAGACCGTTACGCTTCGGATGTCGACATGGCTTCCGCCGCAACACCACCTGGTTTCCGACACGTTGCCGGCATGGTTCGCCGCGGTCGAGGAGGCGTCGGGCGGCACGCTGAAGATCGCGCTGGATCCCGCGCCGATCGCGAAGCCGCCGGCACAGTATGACGTCGTTCGCGACGGTGCGGCGGACATGGCCTATCATGTTGCCGGCTATACGCCGGGTCCGTTCGAGGTCCTCAGGGGTATCGAGCTGCCGTTCCTTTCGCCAAACGGCGAAACCGGTTCCCAGGCCGTCTATGACTGGTACGACCGCAACATCGGATTCGACAAGGAATTCAAGGATGTGAAGGTCGTCACCATCATGGTCGCGGGGCCTGGCGCAGTCCACTCGAAAAAGGAGATCAAGTCGCTCGAGGATATCACCGGCGTCAAGCTGCGTGTCGGCGGCGGCGGTGTCCGGATCGCGGAGGCGCTGGGCGCCGTTCCGGTCGCGCTGCCGTCGACCCAGTCCTATGAATCCATCCAGAAGGGCGTTGCAGACGGCACCATGTTCCCCATGGAAGCGGTCAAGGGTCACCGTCTTTTCGAGGTGGCGAAATACCACCTGCAGGTTCCCGGCGGACTCTACACCACGCCGTTCGCGATCGTCATGAACCGCAAGAAATACGAGTCGCTTTCCGACGAGCACAAGAAGGTGCTGAACGAGGTGGGCGGAATCGCAGGTGCAAGGATACTCGGTGCCGGCTGGGATCGTGCCGATGTGGCCGGCACGAAGGCCGCCAATGACAATGGCGACACGATCAATGTCCTGTCCGATGGCGAAGTCGAGCGCTGGAAGGAGAAACTCGCCGTTCTCAACGACGACTGGATTGCCCATGCCGACTCCGTAGGGTTGGATGGCAAGGCGCTGCTGGACGATCTGAAAGCCACGATCGCCAAGTACAGCAAATAG
- a CDS encoding TRAP transporter small permease, whose product MGALMKSLSRWLAGLACVALLFILCVTFVDVVGRYVFDAPLTFAVELVHLGMGLLVLFALPLTTIERGHVAVDIADSLLPRSGRRILALIAGICGFLFLSIVAWRLWDRAVNFLGDGLATDILFLPVWPVAFLMAFAAGAAALVAFAQIFAPDAECQDSPPIVNSED is encoded by the coding sequence GTGGGTGCGCTTATGAAATCGCTGTCACGATGGTTGGCGGGCCTCGCATGCGTGGCTCTGCTGTTCATTCTGTGCGTGACATTCGTCGACGTGGTCGGCCGTTACGTTTTCGATGCGCCTCTCACCTTCGCGGTGGAACTCGTGCATCTCGGCATGGGGCTGCTCGTCCTGTTCGCGCTGCCGCTTACCACGATCGAGCGCGGCCATGTCGCGGTCGATATCGCAGATAGTCTCCTGCCCCGGAGCGGCAGACGGATCCTCGCCCTCATAGCGGGGATATGCGGGTTCCTGTTCCTGTCCATCGTCGCATGGCGGCTGTGGGACCGAGCCGTGAATTTCCTCGGCGACGGCCTGGCAACGGATATCCTCTTCCTTCCCGTCTGGCCGGTCGCCTTCCTGATGGCTTTCGCGGCCGGAGCGGCCGCGCTCGTCGCGTTCGCCCAGATCTTCGCGCCGGACGCCGAGTGTCAGGATTCTCCTCCCATTGTGAACAGTGAAGACTGA
- a CDS encoding TRAP transporter large permease produces MDSISVGALSFLALFALLLLSVPIGFAMGLCGLAGMALIIGPMPALSLFGTTVYETVVTYDLSIIPLFVLMGSVASRSGLSKELYGAFNAWFGAFRGGLALATIGACGAFAAICGSSVATAATMSQVALPEMQRYKYAESLSTGSVAAGGIIGILIPPSVVLVLYGVLTETSIGDLFIAGFLPGLLTIVGFMLVVALITRLHPDMGPVGERASARQKINALGRTWAILLLFLIVIGGIYVGIFTPTEAAGVGAVGAMGVSAMRRRLSYANLVDALMETVKTTAMIFTILIGALTLNNLMVFSGIAGTLSGYVAGLDMHPAAIMAAILVIYLVMGCFLDSLAMILLTVPIFFPIASNLGFDPVWFGVIVVMVVELGLITPPVGMNVFVIKGMAPDVKLTSIYAGVIPFVIAQMILIVLVFIFPEIALWLPETARAFQ; encoded by the coding sequence ATGGATTCGATTTCAGTAGGCGCCCTGTCCTTTCTGGCGCTGTTCGCTCTCCTCCTGCTTTCGGTTCCGATCGGCTTTGCCATGGGGCTTTGCGGACTGGCCGGCATGGCGCTGATCATCGGCCCGATGCCGGCCCTGTCGCTGTTCGGCACCACGGTCTACGAAACGGTCGTAACCTATGACCTGTCGATCATACCGCTCTTCGTTCTCATGGGGTCCGTGGCCTCGCGCTCCGGGCTGAGCAAGGAACTCTACGGCGCATTCAATGCATGGTTCGGCGCGTTTCGCGGCGGGCTGGCGCTCGCCACCATCGGCGCCTGCGGGGCATTTGCCGCCATTTGCGGCTCGTCGGTGGCAACTGCTGCCACGATGAGCCAGGTCGCCCTGCCGGAAATGCAGCGCTACAAATATGCCGAGAGCCTTTCGACGGGATCGGTCGCGGCGGGGGGCATCATCGGCATCCTGATTCCGCCTTCCGTGGTGCTGGTGCTCTACGGGGTCCTCACGGAAACCTCGATCGGCGACCTGTTCATTGCCGGTTTCCTGCCCGGCTTGCTGACAATCGTCGGTTTCATGCTGGTGGTGGCGCTGATTACCCGCCTCCATCCCGATATGGGCCCGGTCGGCGAACGCGCGTCGGCCAGGCAGAAAATCAACGCGCTCGGGCGGACATGGGCGATCCTGCTCCTGTTCCTGATCGTGATCGGGGGCATCTATGTCGGCATATTCACGCCGACGGAAGCGGCGGGCGTCGGCGCCGTCGGGGCGATGGGCGTTTCGGCGATGCGGCGGCGGCTGAGCTACGCAAACCTGGTCGATGCATTGATGGAAACCGTCAAGACGACGGCGATGATATTCACCATCCTGATCGGCGCGCTGACCCTGAACAACCTGATGGTCTTTTCCGGCATTGCGGGAACGCTGTCCGGCTATGTCGCGGGGCTGGACATGCATCCCGCGGCGATCATGGCCGCCATCCTGGTGATCTACCTCGTGATGGGGTGCTTCCTCGACTCGCTGGCGATGATCCTGCTGACCGTGCCGATTTTCTTCCCCATCGCCTCCAATCTCGGATTCGACCCGGTCTGGTTCGGCGTGATTGTTGTGATGGTGGTGGAACTAGGCCTCATCACCCCACCCGTCGGCATGAATGTATTTGTTATCAAAGGTATGGCGCCGGATGTGAAGCTGACGTCGATCTATGCGGGGGTAATCCCTTTTGTCATCGCCCAGATGATACTGATCGTGCTTGTCTTCATCTTTCCGGAAATCGCCCTTTGGCTGCCGGAAACAGCCAGGGCGTTTCAATAG
- a CDS encoding ketopantoate reductase family protein, with translation MRACVVGAGAVGSHIAVRLARAGHDVSVIARGAHLEAIRARGLVLQAGEESWIAEVAADADPSGFGTQDLVIVAVKSTGLATMADMLAPLLAPGTAVLFPQNGIPWWYPVGLDDKPEPPALDLFGLGGKFLSLMTPSQIIGASIYSANEVVEPGVVKNNTPQRNQLSIGPIAPDCAVDVAGLRSALEEAGIASPALDGDIRETVWMKLLLNMSGSTIALATSNKSSISRTDPELETIYRRIVAEGLQIAAAHGFPVNHLVDIDRLVASLPDHRPSLLQDYEAGRPMEIGEIVRAPQAFAQVAGIDTPALDVLAAIVTRLARDRGLYSG, from the coding sequence ATGCGGGCATGTGTAGTGGGCGCCGGTGCGGTCGGAAGCCATATCGCGGTCAGGCTGGCCCGGGCGGGGCACGATGTATCGGTCATCGCACGCGGGGCCCATCTGGAAGCCATCCGGGCGAGGGGACTGGTGCTTCAGGCAGGCGAAGAATCCTGGATCGCAGAGGTGGCCGCCGACGCGGACCCTTCCGGCTTCGGTACCCAGGACCTGGTCATCGTCGCCGTGAAGTCGACGGGGTTGGCGACAATGGCCGACATGCTTGCGCCACTGCTTGCACCGGGGACGGCCGTGCTGTTCCCCCAGAACGGAATCCCGTGGTGGTATCCGGTCGGGCTGGATGACAAGCCCGAGCCGCCGGCGCTCGACCTGTTCGGGCTAGGCGGAAAATTCCTGTCTCTCATGACTCCCTCTCAAATCATCGGTGCCAGTATCTATTCGGCCAATGAAGTCGTTGAACCTGGCGTCGTGAAGAACAACACGCCGCAGAGAAACCAGCTGTCCATCGGCCCGATCGCGCCGGATTGCGCCGTCGATGTTGCTGGCCTGCGCAGCGCTTTGGAGGAAGCTGGGATCGCCTCGCCCGCGCTGGATGGCGATATCCGCGAAACCGTCTGGATGAAGCTCCTGCTCAACATGAGCGGTTCGACCATTGCGCTTGCGACCTCGAACAAGTCGTCGATTTCGCGTACCGACCCGGAACTCGAGACGATATACCGGCGAATCGTCGCGGAAGGACTGCAGATCGCGGCCGCGCATGGTTTTCCGGTCAACCATTTGGTCGATATCGACCGACTCGTGGCGAGTCTTCCCGATCACCGGCCATCCCTGCTGCAGGACTACGAGGCGGGCCGCCCGATGGAAATCGGCGAAATCGTCCGCGCGCCGCAGGCCTTTGCGCAGGTTGCCGGTATCGATACGCCGGCCCTTGACGTCTTGGCGGCCATCGTCACGCGACTGGCACGGGATCGCGGGCTCTATTCCGGCTAG